The following proteins are encoded in a genomic region of Triticum dicoccoides isolate Atlit2015 ecotype Zavitan chromosome 1B, WEW_v2.0, whole genome shotgun sequence:
- the LOC119330407 gene encoding uncharacterized protein LOC119330407, with product MAEDSGAILRHISSLKDMLDKVNEEIEQNIQRTRERESEIVKHSETEKDYLVKESELMKGVSVAEFELDGLMQVEAAGTDSLKAMEGNLEFRKATLNAITKLFYDKMERFIAESKDFQVNMLGGSIEDLPLLLKGRDSLENESENLRMKINAIQSSSKEYIAEILEEVNVENSVLESDVQYRISEYMEILKDINNLKILFSSSNS from the exons ATGGCGGAGGACTCAGGCGCCATCCTCCGCCACATCTCCTCCCTCAAGGACATGCTTGACAAG GTCAATGAAGAAATTGAACAGAATATACAAAGGACCAGGGAAAGAGAGTCAGAAATAGTGAAGCATTCTGAAACTGAAAAGGACTATCTCGTGAAGGAATCTGAGCTAATGAAAGGAGTATCGGTTGCTGAGTTTGAACTTGATGGGCTTATGCAAGTGGAAG CTGCTGGAACAGATTCACTTAAAGCGATGGAGGGCAATTTGGAATTCCGGAAAGCTACTCTGAATGCAATTACGAAACTATTCTACGATAAAAT GGAAAGGTTCATCGCTGAATCTAAAGACTTCCAAGTTAACATGCTTGGAGGTTCAATTGAGGATTTACCTCTCCTACTAAAGGGAAGAGATTCACTAGAGAATGAGAGTGAGAACTTGAGGATGAAGATCAACGCCATACAAAGTTCATCAAAGGAATACATTGCTGAGATTCTTGAGGAGGTAAATGTGGAAAATTCAG TTCTGGAGTCTGATGTACAGTATAGGATTTCGGAATACATGGAAATTCTCAAGGATATAAACAACCTGAAGATTCTATTTAGTTCGAGCAATTCTTAA